The Lutra lutra chromosome 10, mLutLut1.2, whole genome shotgun sequence genome contains a region encoding:
- the PHRF1 gene encoding PHD and RING finger domain-containing protein 1 isoform X5, with the protein MDDDSLDELVDQSPGPDGHPRLSPAALASDAEESSDGTGGGSEEDTGSERSCSTDGEDEDGGLEDPSGSEDSEEEGGRGEEGAEALVAVVDAQGKLEASGAFSSDDDSESCPICLNTFRDQAVGTPESCAHYFCLDCIVEWSKNANSCPVDRTVFKCICIRARFGGKVLKKIPVENARAGEDEEEDPTFCEVCGRSDREDRLLLCDGCDAGYHMECLDPPLQEVPVDEWFCPECAVPGAAPAADAGPVSEEEVSLLLADVVPTTSQLRPHAGRTRAIARTRQSERVRATVNRNRISTARRIQHVPRYLMSSLLDETIEAVAAGLSSAVYQCPVTPRAPAKRRRRAGRRKKVSGRRKTQSRSSVKSRSSGTRSKKRQGRVRKRKGKKSKNEATARSRIARTLGLRGPARGACIPSVHKPADPSLGLMRADIGVASLSLFGDPYELDPFDSSEEPSANPASPLSAKRRVLSQSALRSHRPVARPVAVGLSRRSVPAAAPEPEVDEAPVPDLVGSILSGQSLLMMNGADIVIHRDGSLSAKRAAPVSFPRSTGGSSQGPKHPGPGACLQPRAPHSGGGPQSAGLSCHGGPAPSRVPALRTGATVRLDPSVTPLSGQTQNLSGVRGPGLKQRDDTRCDSDSRRALLPSSASSKTPSSCCHLPPAGALLGQALKPAPRRPDISELPRIPKVRREDSGGRQADAAPASEQRAEIPSSCISRLTGREGPGQPGHGARAEGEPSTRGPQDPGPHSGGGSQSPASPGPSKGKGVSSTFQSFRINIPGNTAHSGRLSNPGFCNTFRPVDNKVQRKENPSPLFSIRKTKQLKSEIYDPFDPTGSDSSSAGSSPERLGSGLLPSEITRTISIDSPKAPALQTVRCVTSYTVETVLGTEPEPPRGPSSSGLELRVEGAAEGTSDLECEGLREGLGEGQGSASRAQRPPAPEPWEDKGQLPCSTFFGSEERMVTCVTVAEPEAPPSPDAPQTTTHRIVELRSPSCSRSTSSSRGRKKAKRKRATSREHRRTRSGSRSGSRSGDRSSRSVSPPVGDDHPKRQQTKSRGRRSSSDHSSSHERAKRKKAKDESRRRKRDSWGHGRRRSRSRSGSPGSSSHEHRESRRRKRRRSGSRSRGRECSPPSSLERARRHRHPRERSPRERSRERPRTRWGSHERRKRRSRSPRSPSTEHRSREHQRPRSHERRPRPRSPERKLAPVLQEEQKPDPEPPARPLAPAGAHASPARAETRRMAPEAPAGHLPEDLDYGDSVEAGHVFEDFSSEAFFVQLEDMSSPPSPESTDSSPERDFPPPPPIPPAGPHQQDASLAVAVIRREVSSIHGEDATQAPPRAQGPEERPGLQQEATGAAVVPGALGSRVVGGVPVGKEEGPPQPPLLRAKALVKRVTWNLQEAQSGAPAADPGLRMPLHRPQKPREGVWETEDMGSSVGFQQAPFSEPPPAGYVLPESGFPEAEPSQVYTPNLPPAPALPVSLPPYAAAGQPAVQYILHGSLPLASCGVTQSPAPGPPALPTASEPAAYSAGASNSEERAAAPRPAAEKAKNEEYMKKLQVQERAVEEVKLAIKPFYQKREVTKEEYKDILRKAVQKICHSKSGEINPVKVGNLVKAYVDKYRHMRRHRRPEAGEEAPAQGPES; encoded by the exons AATGCCAATTCCTGTCCAGTCGACCGAACTGTGTTTAAGTGTATTTGTATTCGAGCCCGGTTTGGTGGTAAAGTCCTGAAGAAG ATTCCAGTGGAGAATGCCAGAGCCggagaggatgaggaagaagacCCAACCTTCTGTGAGGTGTGCGGCAGGAGTGACCGGGAGGACCGTCTGCTCCTCTGTGATGGCTGTGACGCCGG GTACCACATGGAGTGTCTGGACCCTCCTCTCCAGGAGGTGCCAGTGGATGAGTGGTTCTGTCCGGAATGCGCTGTGCCTGGAGCTGCTCCCGCTGCAG ATGCGGGTCCTGTGAGTGAGGAGGAGGTCTCCCTGCTCTTGGCTGACGTGGTGCCCACCACCAGCCAGCTTCGGCCCCACGCAGGGAGGACCCGCGCTATTGCCAGGACGCGGCAGAGCGAGAGGGTCCGAGCGACTGTGAACCGGAACCGGATCTCCACCGCCAGGAGGATTCAG CATGTCCCACGGTACCTCATGTCTTCTCTTCTGGACGAGACCATCGAGGCCGTCGCTGCGGGTCTGAGCTCTGCTGTGTACCAGTGCCCCGTGACGCCCCGAGCCCCCGCCAAACGCAGGAGGAGAGCAG GAAGACGGAAGAAAGTGTCGGGAAGAAGGAAAACGCAGTCCAGGTCGTCCGTGAAGAGCAGAAGCTCCGGGACGAGATCTAAGAAGCGCCAGGGTCGcgtgaggaagagaaaagggaaaaagtcaaAG AATGAAGCCACAGCTCGCTCCCGCATCGCACGGACACTGGGCCTCCGGGGTCCGGCCCGTGGAGCCTGCATCCCATCTGTGCACAAGCCGGCAGACCCCTCTCTGGGGCTGATGCGTGCGGACATCGGCGTGGCCTCCCTCTCGCTCTTTGGAGACCCCTATGAGCTGGACCCCTTTGACAG CAGTGAAGAGCCGTCTGCAAACCCTGCATCCCCGTTGAGTGCCAAGAGGCGGGTCCTTTCCCAGTCAGCGCTGCGTTCTCACCGGCCCGTAGCCAGGCCCGTGGCCGTGGGGCTCTCCAG GAGGAGTGTTCCTGCCGCGGCGCCTGAGCCGGAGGTGGATGAGGCCCCCGTCCCAGACCTGGTGGGGAGCATCCTGTCGGGCCAGAGCCTGCTGATGATGAATGGGGCGGACATCGTCATCCACCGGGACGGCTCCCTCAGTGCCAAGAGGGCAG CACCCGTTTCTTTCCCTCGGAGCACAGGCGGCTCATCCCAAGGTCCCAAGCACCCTGGGCCCGGGGCCTGCCTACAGCCCAGAGCGCCGCACTCAGGAGGTGGGCCACAGAGCGCGGGGCTGAGCTGTCATGGCGGGCCAGCGCCCTCCCGTGTCCCTGCACTCAGGACTGGGGCGACTGTGAGACTGGACCCGTCTGTGACCCCTCTGTCCGGTCAGACTCAGAACCTGTCAGGCGTGCGCGGGCCTGGCTTAAAGCAAAGGGACGACACTCGATGTGATAGCGACAGCCGGCGCGCTCTGCTTCCCAGCTCCGCGTCCTCCAAGACCCCCAGTAGCTGCTGTCACTTGCCGCCCGCCGGGGCGTTGCTGGGCCAGGCCCTGAAGCCCGCTCCCAGGAGGCCCGACATCTCTGAGCTACCAAGGATACCAAAGGTCAGAAGGGAGGACAGCGGCGGCAGACAGGCGGACGCGGCGCCCGCCAGCGAGCAGCGTGCTGAGATCCCCAGTTCCTGCATCAGCCGGCTCACGGGCAGGGAGGGCCCCGGGCAGCCTGGCCATGGTGCTAGAGCCGAGGGGGAGCCAAGCACCAGGggcccccaggaccctgggccgcACTCCGGGGGCGGCTCCCAGTCCCCTGCCTCACCAGGACCCTCGAAGGGGAAGGGGGTCAGCTCGACCTTTCAGAGCTTCAGGATCAATATTCCCGGGAACACGGCACATTCCGGCAGACTCTCCAACCCTGGCTTTTGTAACACGTTTCGGCCGGTCGACAATAAGGTGCAGAGGAAGGAGAACCCCTCACCCCTGTTCTCCATCAGGAAGACCAAACAGCTCAAGAGCGAGATCTACGACCCCTTTGACCCCACAGGCTCCGACTCCAGTTCCGCCGGCAGCAGCCCCGAGCGCCTGGGCTCTGGCCTCCTGCCGTCTGAGATCACACGCACCATCTCCATCGACAGCCCAAAGGCCCCAGCGTTGCAGACGGTGCGCTGTGTCACCTCTTACACCGTGGAGACGGTCTTGGGGACGGAGCCCGAGCCCCCTCGGGGGCCCTCCTCCAGCGGGCTCGAGCTGCGGGTCGAGGGGGCTGCCGAGGGGACCTCCGACCTGGAGTGCGAGGGGCTGCGCGAGGGGCTGGGCGAGGGTCAGGGCTCAGCCTCCCGGGCACAGAGGCCCCCCGCCCCGGAGCCGTGGGAGGACAAGGGCCAGCTGCCCTGCAGTACCTTCTTTGGCTCTGAGGAGCGGATGGTGACGTGTGTGACTGTAGCCGAGCCGGAGGCCCCACCCAGCCCTGATGCACCACAGACGACTACGCACAGGATCGTGGAGCTGAGGTCCCCGTCGTGCTCCCGCTCCACGTCCAGCTCCCGTGGCAGGAAGAAAGCCAAGAGGAAGCGAGCCACGTCCAGGGAGCACAGGAGGACCCGCTCGGGCTCCCGCTCAGGTTCCCGCTCTGGGGACAGGAGCTCACGGTCTGTGTCGCCCCCGGTAGGGGACGACCACCCCAAGAGGCAGCAGACCAAGTCCCGGGGCCGGAGGTCTTCCAGCGACCACTCCAGCAGCCACGAGCGAGCCAAGCGGAAGAAGGCGAAGGatgagagcaggaggaggaagagggactcCTGGGGTCACGGCCGGCGGAGGTCCAGGTCCCGCTCAGGCAGCCCCGGCAGCTCCTCCCACGAacacagggagagcaggaggaggaagcggAGGCGGTCAGGGTCCAGGTCTCGGGGACGGGAGTGCTCACCCCCCAGCAGCCTAGAGAGAGCCCGGAGGCACCGGCACCCAAGGGAGAGGAGCCCACGAGAGAGGAGCCGGGAGCGGCCCCGAACCCGGTGGGGCTCCCACGAGAGGAGGAAGCGTAGATCCAGGTCGCCGAGGTCGCCAAGCACAGAGCACAGGTCCCGGGAGCACCAGCGTCCTCGTTCCCATGAGAGGCGGCCAAGGCCTCGCTCTCCAGAGAGGAAGTTGGCGCCCGTTCTCCAGGAGGAGCAGAAGCCTGACCCGGAGCCGCCAGCCAGGCCACTGGCCCCGGCAGGAGCGCACGCCTCCCCAGCCAGGGCCGAAACCCGCAGGATGGCTCCAGAGGCCCCGGCGGGCCATCTGCCCGAGGACCTGGATTACGGTGACTCTGTCGAGGCAGGACACGTCTTTGAGGATTTTTCAAGCGAAGCCTTCTTCGTGCAGCTAGAGGACAtgagctcccctccctcccccgagAGCACAGACTCCTCCCCAGAGCGAGacttcccaccccctcctcccattccGCCGGCTGGCCCGCACCAGCAGGACGCCAGCCTGGCCGTGGCCGTCATCCGACGGGAGGTGTCATCGATCCATGGTGAAGACGCCACCCAGGCCCCGCCCCGGGCACAGGGCCCCGAAGAGAGGCCTGGGCTCCAGCAGGAGGCCACTGGGGCCGCCGTGGTGCCCGGCGCCCTGGGAAGCCGGGTTGTGGGCGGGGTGCccgtggggaaggaggaaggccccccccagccccctctgctACGGGCTAAAGCGCTGGTGAAGAGAGTCACGTGGAACCTACAGGAGGCGCAGAGTGGCGCCCCCGCCGCGGACCCAGGCCTGC GGATGCCGCTCCACAGGCCCCAGAAGCCCCGGGAAGGGGTCTGGGAAACCGAAGACATGGGCTCCTCGGTGGGGTTCCAGCAGGCACCCTTCTCTGAGCCCCCTCCCGCCGGTTACGTGCTTCCAGAGTCCGGCTTCCCGGAGGCGGAGCCCTCTCag GTTTATACCCCGaacctgcctcctgccccagctctgcccgTGAGTCTCCCGCCGTACGCAGCAGCTGGCCAGCCCGCGGTGCAGTACATCCTCCACGGGAGCCTTCCCCTGGCGAGCTGCGGGGTCACACAGAGCCCGGCCCCggggccccctgccctgcccacagcCTCCGAACCGGCCGCCTACAGCGCCGGCGCCAGCAACTCCGAGGAGAGGGCGGCAGCTCCCAGGCCTGCCGCGGAGAAGGCCAAGAATGAGGAG TACATGAAGAAGCTGCAGGTGCAGGAGCGGGCAGTCGAGGAGGTGAAGCTGGCCATCAAGCCCTTCTACCAGAAGCGGGAGGTGACCAAGGAGGAGTACAAGGACATCCTGCGCAAGGCTGTGCAGAAG ATATGTCACAGCAAGAGCGGGGAGATCAACCCCGTGAAGGTGGGCAATCTGGTCAAGGCCTACGTGGACAAATACCGACACATGCGCCGGCACCGGAGGCccgaggctggggaggaggcgcCCGCCCAGGGCCCGGAGAGCTGA
- the PHRF1 gene encoding PHD and RING finger domain-containing protein 1 isoform X3, with the protein MDDDSLDELVDQSPGPDGHPRLSPAALASDAEESSDGTGGGSEEDTGSERSCSTDGEDEDGGLEDPSGSEDSEEEGGRGEEGAEALVAVVDAQGKLEASGAFSSDDDSESCPICLNTFRDQAVGTPESCAHYFCLDCIVEWSKNANSCPVDRTVFKCICIRARFGGKVLKKIPVENARAGEDEEEDPTFCEVCGRSDREDRLLLCDGCDAGYHMECLDPPLQEVPVDEWFCPECAVPGAAPAADAGPVSEEEVSLLLADVVPTTSQLRPHAGRTRAIARTRQSERVRATVNRNRISTARRIQHVPRYLMSSLLDETIEAVAAGLSSAVYQCPVTPRAPAKRRRRAGRRKKVSGRRKTQSRSSVKSRSSGTRSKKRQGRVRKRKGKKSKNEATARSRIARTLGLRGPARGACIPSVHKPADPSLGLMRADIGVASLSLFGDPYELDPFDSSEEPSANPASPLSAKRRVLSQSALRSHRPVARPVAVGLSSRRSVPAAAPEPEVDEAPVPDLVGSILSGQSLLMMNGADIVIHRDGSLSAKRAAPVSFPRSTGGSSQGPKHPGPGACLQPRAPHSGGGPQSAGLSCHGGPAPSRVPALRTGATVRLDPSVTPLSGQTQNLSGVRGPGLKQRDDTRCDSDSRRALLPSSASSKTPSSCCHLPPAGALLGQALKPAPRRPDISELPRIPKVRREDSGGRQADAAPASEQRAEIPSSCISRLTGREGPGQPGHGARAEGEPSTRGPQDPGPHSGGGSQSPASPGPSKGKGVSSTFQSFRINIPGNTAHSGRLSNPGFCNTFRPVDNKVQRKENPSPLFSIRKTKQLKSEIYDPFDPTGSDSSSAGSSPERLGSGLLPSEITRTISIDSPKAPALQTVRCVTSYTVETVLGTEPEPPRGPSSSGLELRVEGAAEGTSDLECEGLREGLGEGQGSASRAQRPPAPEPWEDKGQLPCSTFFGSEERMVTCVTVAEPEAPPSPDAPQTTTHRIVELRSPSCSRSTSSSRGRKKAKRKRATSREHRRTRSGSRSGSRSGDRSSRSVSPPVGDDHPKRQQTKSRGRRSSSDHSSSHERAKRKKAKDESRRRKRDSWGHGRRRSRSRSGSPGSSSHEHRESRRRKRRRSGSRSRGRECSPPSSLERARRHRHPRERSPRERSRERPRTRWGSHERRKRRSRSPRSPSTEHRSREHQRPRSHERRPRPRSPERKLAPVLQEEQKPDPEPPARPLAPAGAHASPARAETRRMAPEAPAGHLPEDLDYGDSVEAGHVFEDFSSEAFFVQLEDMSSPPSPESTDSSPERDFPPPPPIPPAGPHQQDASLAVAVIRREVSSIHGEDATQAPPRAQGPEERPGLQQEATGAAVVPGALGSRVVGGVPVGKEEGPPQPPLLRAKALVKRVTWNLQEAQSGAPAADPGLRMPLHRPQKPREGVWETEDMGSSVGFQQAPFSEPPPAGYVLPESGFPEAEPSQVYTPNLPPAPALPVSLPPYAAAGQPAVQYILHGSLPLASCGVTQSPAPGPPALPTASEPAAYSAGASNSEERAAAPRPAAEKAKNEEYMKKLQVQERAVEEVKLAIKPFYQKREVTKEEYKDILRKAVQKICHSKSGEINPVKVGNLVKAYVDKYRHMRRHRRPEAGEEAPAQGPES; encoded by the exons AATGCCAATTCCTGTCCAGTCGACCGAACTGTGTTTAAGTGTATTTGTATTCGAGCCCGGTTTGGTGGTAAAGTCCTGAAGAAG ATTCCAGTGGAGAATGCCAGAGCCggagaggatgaggaagaagacCCAACCTTCTGTGAGGTGTGCGGCAGGAGTGACCGGGAGGACCGTCTGCTCCTCTGTGATGGCTGTGACGCCGG GTACCACATGGAGTGTCTGGACCCTCCTCTCCAGGAGGTGCCAGTGGATGAGTGGTTCTGTCCGGAATGCGCTGTGCCTGGAGCTGCTCCCGCTGCAG ATGCGGGTCCTGTGAGTGAGGAGGAGGTCTCCCTGCTCTTGGCTGACGTGGTGCCCACCACCAGCCAGCTTCGGCCCCACGCAGGGAGGACCCGCGCTATTGCCAGGACGCGGCAGAGCGAGAGGGTCCGAGCGACTGTGAACCGGAACCGGATCTCCACCGCCAGGAGGATTCAG CATGTCCCACGGTACCTCATGTCTTCTCTTCTGGACGAGACCATCGAGGCCGTCGCTGCGGGTCTGAGCTCTGCTGTGTACCAGTGCCCCGTGACGCCCCGAGCCCCCGCCAAACGCAGGAGGAGAGCAG GAAGACGGAAGAAAGTGTCGGGAAGAAGGAAAACGCAGTCCAGGTCGTCCGTGAAGAGCAGAAGCTCCGGGACGAGATCTAAGAAGCGCCAGGGTCGcgtgaggaagagaaaagggaaaaagtcaaAG AATGAAGCCACAGCTCGCTCCCGCATCGCACGGACACTGGGCCTCCGGGGTCCGGCCCGTGGAGCCTGCATCCCATCTGTGCACAAGCCGGCAGACCCCTCTCTGGGGCTGATGCGTGCGGACATCGGCGTGGCCTCCCTCTCGCTCTTTGGAGACCCCTATGAGCTGGACCCCTTTGACAG CAGTGAAGAGCCGTCTGCAAACCCTGCATCCCCGTTGAGTGCCAAGAGGCGGGTCCTTTCCCAGTCAGCGCTGCGTTCTCACCGGCCCGTAGCCAGGCCCGTGGCCGTGGGGCTCTCCAG CAGGAGGAGTGTTCCTGCCGCGGCGCCTGAGCCGGAGGTGGATGAGGCCCCCGTCCCAGACCTGGTGGGGAGCATCCTGTCGGGCCAGAGCCTGCTGATGATGAATGGGGCGGACATCGTCATCCACCGGGACGGCTCCCTCAGTGCCAAGAGGGCAG CACCCGTTTCTTTCCCTCGGAGCACAGGCGGCTCATCCCAAGGTCCCAAGCACCCTGGGCCCGGGGCCTGCCTACAGCCCAGAGCGCCGCACTCAGGAGGTGGGCCACAGAGCGCGGGGCTGAGCTGTCATGGCGGGCCAGCGCCCTCCCGTGTCCCTGCACTCAGGACTGGGGCGACTGTGAGACTGGACCCGTCTGTGACCCCTCTGTCCGGTCAGACTCAGAACCTGTCAGGCGTGCGCGGGCCTGGCTTAAAGCAAAGGGACGACACTCGATGTGATAGCGACAGCCGGCGCGCTCTGCTTCCCAGCTCCGCGTCCTCCAAGACCCCCAGTAGCTGCTGTCACTTGCCGCCCGCCGGGGCGTTGCTGGGCCAGGCCCTGAAGCCCGCTCCCAGGAGGCCCGACATCTCTGAGCTACCAAGGATACCAAAGGTCAGAAGGGAGGACAGCGGCGGCAGACAGGCGGACGCGGCGCCCGCCAGCGAGCAGCGTGCTGAGATCCCCAGTTCCTGCATCAGCCGGCTCACGGGCAGGGAGGGCCCCGGGCAGCCTGGCCATGGTGCTAGAGCCGAGGGGGAGCCAAGCACCAGGggcccccaggaccctgggccgcACTCCGGGGGCGGCTCCCAGTCCCCTGCCTCACCAGGACCCTCGAAGGGGAAGGGGGTCAGCTCGACCTTTCAGAGCTTCAGGATCAATATTCCCGGGAACACGGCACATTCCGGCAGACTCTCCAACCCTGGCTTTTGTAACACGTTTCGGCCGGTCGACAATAAGGTGCAGAGGAAGGAGAACCCCTCACCCCTGTTCTCCATCAGGAAGACCAAACAGCTCAAGAGCGAGATCTACGACCCCTTTGACCCCACAGGCTCCGACTCCAGTTCCGCCGGCAGCAGCCCCGAGCGCCTGGGCTCTGGCCTCCTGCCGTCTGAGATCACACGCACCATCTCCATCGACAGCCCAAAGGCCCCAGCGTTGCAGACGGTGCGCTGTGTCACCTCTTACACCGTGGAGACGGTCTTGGGGACGGAGCCCGAGCCCCCTCGGGGGCCCTCCTCCAGCGGGCTCGAGCTGCGGGTCGAGGGGGCTGCCGAGGGGACCTCCGACCTGGAGTGCGAGGGGCTGCGCGAGGGGCTGGGCGAGGGTCAGGGCTCAGCCTCCCGGGCACAGAGGCCCCCCGCCCCGGAGCCGTGGGAGGACAAGGGCCAGCTGCCCTGCAGTACCTTCTTTGGCTCTGAGGAGCGGATGGTGACGTGTGTGACTGTAGCCGAGCCGGAGGCCCCACCCAGCCCTGATGCACCACAGACGACTACGCACAGGATCGTGGAGCTGAGGTCCCCGTCGTGCTCCCGCTCCACGTCCAGCTCCCGTGGCAGGAAGAAAGCCAAGAGGAAGCGAGCCACGTCCAGGGAGCACAGGAGGACCCGCTCGGGCTCCCGCTCAGGTTCCCGCTCTGGGGACAGGAGCTCACGGTCTGTGTCGCCCCCGGTAGGGGACGACCACCCCAAGAGGCAGCAGACCAAGTCCCGGGGCCGGAGGTCTTCCAGCGACCACTCCAGCAGCCACGAGCGAGCCAAGCGGAAGAAGGCGAAGGatgagagcaggaggaggaagagggactcCTGGGGTCACGGCCGGCGGAGGTCCAGGTCCCGCTCAGGCAGCCCCGGCAGCTCCTCCCACGAacacagggagagcaggaggaggaagcggAGGCGGTCAGGGTCCAGGTCTCGGGGACGGGAGTGCTCACCCCCCAGCAGCCTAGAGAGAGCCCGGAGGCACCGGCACCCAAGGGAGAGGAGCCCACGAGAGAGGAGCCGGGAGCGGCCCCGAACCCGGTGGGGCTCCCACGAGAGGAGGAAGCGTAGATCCAGGTCGCCGAGGTCGCCAAGCACAGAGCACAGGTCCCGGGAGCACCAGCGTCCTCGTTCCCATGAGAGGCGGCCAAGGCCTCGCTCTCCAGAGAGGAAGTTGGCGCCCGTTCTCCAGGAGGAGCAGAAGCCTGACCCGGAGCCGCCAGCCAGGCCACTGGCCCCGGCAGGAGCGCACGCCTCCCCAGCCAGGGCCGAAACCCGCAGGATGGCTCCAGAGGCCCCGGCGGGCCATCTGCCCGAGGACCTGGATTACGGTGACTCTGTCGAGGCAGGACACGTCTTTGAGGATTTTTCAAGCGAAGCCTTCTTCGTGCAGCTAGAGGACAtgagctcccctccctcccccgagAGCACAGACTCCTCCCCAGAGCGAGacttcccaccccctcctcccattccGCCGGCTGGCCCGCACCAGCAGGACGCCAGCCTGGCCGTGGCCGTCATCCGACGGGAGGTGTCATCGATCCATGGTGAAGACGCCACCCAGGCCCCGCCCCGGGCACAGGGCCCCGAAGAGAGGCCTGGGCTCCAGCAGGAGGCCACTGGGGCCGCCGTGGTGCCCGGCGCCCTGGGAAGCCGGGTTGTGGGCGGGGTGCccgtggggaaggaggaaggccccccccagccccctctgctACGGGCTAAAGCGCTGGTGAAGAGAGTCACGTGGAACCTACAGGAGGCGCAGAGTGGCGCCCCCGCCGCGGACCCAGGCCTGC GGATGCCGCTCCACAGGCCCCAGAAGCCCCGGGAAGGGGTCTGGGAAACCGAAGACATGGGCTCCTCGGTGGGGTTCCAGCAGGCACCCTTCTCTGAGCCCCCTCCCGCCGGTTACGTGCTTCCAGAGTCCGGCTTCCCGGAGGCGGAGCCCTCTCag GTTTATACCCCGaacctgcctcctgccccagctctgcccgTGAGTCTCCCGCCGTACGCAGCAGCTGGCCAGCCCGCGGTGCAGTACATCCTCCACGGGAGCCTTCCCCTGGCGAGCTGCGGGGTCACACAGAGCCCGGCCCCggggccccctgccctgcccacagcCTCCGAACCGGCCGCCTACAGCGCCGGCGCCAGCAACTCCGAGGAGAGGGCGGCAGCTCCCAGGCCTGCCGCGGAGAAGGCCAAGAATGAGGAG TACATGAAGAAGCTGCAGGTGCAGGAGCGGGCAGTCGAGGAGGTGAAGCTGGCCATCAAGCCCTTCTACCAGAAGCGGGAGGTGACCAAGGAGGAGTACAAGGACATCCTGCGCAAGGCTGTGCAGAAG ATATGTCACAGCAAGAGCGGGGAGATCAACCCCGTGAAGGTGGGCAATCTGGTCAAGGCCTACGTGGACAAATACCGACACATGCGCCGGCACCGGAGGCccgaggctggggaggaggcgcCCGCCCAGGGCCCGGAGAGCTGA